One Desulfobulbus oligotrophicus DNA segment encodes these proteins:
- a CDS encoding nitroreductase family protein: protein MQLFTINPATCNRDGICAKVCPLGIIAWSEGTMPVPTEDASRLCIRCGHCVAVCPTGSFDHRNMPMTACSPARPDLPMDVVQCEYFLRARRSIRVYRDTAVEKEKLAQLIDIARYAPSGLNAQEARWLVIGDRTELRRLSATVIDWMQWLQANQPETAQRYNAVGLIQRWQAGQDVILRGAPALIVTYAKEGSRSAPATCTLALSYLELAAGTLGLGCCWAGYLNAAAAAFPPLVTALQLPEGFQCYGAMMIGYPRFMYKRLPTRKTPAVEWRL from the coding sequence ATGCAACTTTTTACCATTAATCCGGCAACCTGTAATCGTGACGGTATCTGTGCCAAGGTCTGTCCGCTCGGCATCATTGCCTGGAGTGAAGGGACGATGCCGGTGCCGACTGAGGATGCATCCAGACTGTGTATTCGTTGCGGGCACTGTGTAGCCGTCTGTCCCACCGGCAGTTTTGACCACCGGAACATGCCCATGACGGCCTGTTCGCCGGCACGGCCGGATCTGCCCATGGATGTGGTCCAGTGTGAATACTTCCTCCGGGCCCGGCGCTCCATCCGGGTGTACCGTGATACAGCCGTTGAAAAGGAGAAACTGGCCCAGCTGATCGATATCGCCCGTTATGCCCCTTCCGGTCTTAACGCACAGGAAGCGCGCTGGCTGGTCATTGGCGATCGCACGGAACTGCGACGGCTCAGTGCCACGGTCATTGACTGGATGCAGTGGTTGCAGGCCAATCAGCCGGAAACTGCACAGAGATATAATGCTGTCGGGCTTATACAAAGATGGCAGGCCGGGCAGGATGTTATTTTACGTGGAGCACCGGCCCTGATCGTCACCTATGCAAAGGAAGGCAGCCGGAGTGCTCCTGCGACCTGCACCCTGGCGTTGAGCTATCTGGAGCTGGCTGCCGGCACTCTCGGGCTCGGCTGCTGCTGGGCCGGATATTTGAACGCTGCGGCGGCGGCCTTTCCACCGCTGGTCACTGCCCTGCAGCTGCCGGAAGGTTTTCAGTGTTACGGTGCAATGATGATCGGTTACCCCAGATTTATGTACAAACGTTTACCGACACGAAAAACACCGGCTGTTGAATGGCGACTGTAA
- a CDS encoding saccharopine dehydrogenase NADP-binding domain-containing protein codes for MTTPPPELLSSSVFAGRLVMIGCGSIGQAVLPVLGRHLEDIYSRMTVLAADEAGRRLARQSGVQFIHCNLTPGNYRKILKNHIRRGDLLLNVSVGVSSIDLIRYCAEVGALYVDTSIEPWPDVFDNPMLELEERTNYVIRTQVLELAKELGPDSPTAVVDHGANPGLVSHFVKRALLDVRAMVGNNTPTPSTREEWARLAQALGVCTIQISERDTQASQRPKRQGEFINTWSIDGFVDELMQPAELSIGTFEKRRPRGAREHRPGSGTFYLQRPGASTFARSWVPSIGGFQGMIVTHDEVLAIADYLSIRAGETFLYRPSVMFVYHPCDDGMLSALELEGSGWVRQPFSRLLGVDIVEGMDELGVLLAGHERNAYWYGSQLTITQARQHVAYANATTMQVVAGAIAAIVWAVRHPCRGVVEPEDLDFEDCLAMAIPYLGPMVGEYTEWTPLDGRGKYFPEKLDVQNPWQLQNIRSRQWYGE; via the coding sequence ATGACGACACCACCACCTGAACTACTATCATCTTCAGTTTTTGCAGGCCGTCTTGTAATGATCGGTTGCGGGAGTATCGGTCAGGCTGTGCTGCCGGTTCTTGGTCGACATCTTGAGGATATTTACAGTCGGATGACTGTTCTTGCCGCTGATGAAGCCGGCCGGCGCCTTGCCCGGCAAAGCGGTGTACAGTTTATTCACTGCAATCTGACTCCAGGCAATTATCGGAAGATACTGAAAAATCATATCCGCCGGGGTGATCTTCTGTTGAACGTTTCAGTGGGTGTCTCCAGTATTGATCTGATTCGGTACTGTGCTGAGGTCGGGGCACTGTACGTTGACACCTCCATAGAACCATGGCCGGATGTGTTTGACAATCCCATGCTGGAACTGGAGGAACGAACCAACTACGTTATCCGTACCCAGGTTTTAGAGCTTGCCAAGGAGTTAGGTCCTGATTCCCCGACCGCAGTGGTTGATCACGGTGCCAATCCCGGGCTGGTCTCCCATTTTGTCAAGCGTGCACTCTTAGATGTCAGGGCAATGGTCGGCAACAACACACCAACACCCTCTACACGTGAAGAGTGGGCCCGTCTTGCTCAGGCTCTCGGGGTATGCACGATTCAGATTTCAGAACGTGACACGCAGGCCAGTCAACGGCCAAAGCGGCAGGGTGAATTTATCAATACCTGGTCTATAGACGGATTTGTGGACGAGCTGATGCAACCGGCTGAGCTGTCCATCGGCACTTTTGAGAAACGGCGGCCCCGAGGCGCACGTGAACACCGCCCGGGTTCCGGCACCTTTTATCTGCAACGCCCGGGTGCCAGTACCTTTGCCCGCAGCTGGGTTCCCTCGATCGGTGGCTTTCAGGGAATGATTGTCACCCATGACGAAGTGCTGGCTATTGCCGATTATCTGTCAATTCGTGCTGGGGAGACGTTTTTATATCGGCCGAGTGTGATGTTTGTTTACCATCCCTGTGATGATGGTATGCTTTCCGCCCTGGAGCTGGAGGGCAGCGGCTGGGTACGGCAGCCCTTTTCCCGGCTCCTTGGGGTGGATATTGTTGAGGGCATGGATGAGCTGGGTGTTTTGCTGGCCGGACATGAACGAAACGCCTACTGGTACGGCTCGCAACTGACCATCACCCAGGCACGACAACATGTAGCCTATGCCAATGCCACCACCATGCAGGTGGTGGCCGGTGCGATTGCCGCCATTGTCTGGGCTGTCCGTCATCCCTGCCGAGGCGTGGTTGAACCGGAAGATCTGGATTTTGAAGACTGTCTGGCCATGGCAATACCCTACTTGGGTCCCATGGTCGGGGAGTACACCGAATGGACACCGCTTGATGGTCGGGGCAAGTATTTTCCGGAAAAACTTGATGTTCAGAACCCCTGGCAGCTGCAGAATATCCGCAGCAGGCAGTGGTATGGCGAGTGA
- the fdnG gene encoding formate dehydrogenase-N subunit alpha — protein sequence MRTNRRQFLKICAAAAGGSSMATLGFTPDHAKAEVRAFKLTRATETRNTCPYCSVGCGLLVYSLGDTSHNAPPEIIHIEGDPDHPVNRGTLCPKGAGLLDFIHSPNRLKYPEYRAPGSKQWQRISWEEAFSRIAALMKQDRDANFLATNEQGQTVNRWTSTGFLAASASSNETGYLTHKIARSLGLLAFDNQARVUHGPTVASLAPTFGRGAMTNHWVDIKNADLVLIMGGNAAEAHPCGFKWVTEAKAHRKAKLIVVDPRFTRSAAVADMYAPLRAGTDIAFLGGVINYLLSTNTIQHEYVRNYTDFSFLVKEDFTFKDGLFSGYNPEKRSYTRTSWGYQLGDDGYVRTDPTLQHPRCVYQLLKKHYSRYTPEMVSTICGTPKEDFLTVCEAIAKTAAPDKTMTIMYALGWTQHSQGSQMIRTGAMVQLLLGNIGVPGGGMNALRGHSNIQGLTDLGLLSNLLPGYLTLARDNEQSYQTYLQARAFKPLRPGQMSYWQNYGKFFVSLMKSWYGSAATTENNWCFDWLPKLDKEYDILQVFENMHNGTVNGYICQGFNPLASAPCKVKVAGAMAKLKFMVVIDPLATETSEFWQNHGEYNDVDPATIQTEVFRLPSTCFAEEDGSLVNSGRWLQWHWKAAAPPGEAKSDQAIMAGIFLRLRALYQQNGGVFPEPILNLTWNYRQPESPSPEELAREFSGTAVTDMADPKEPDKHLFKAGQQLNGFAELRDDGSTACGCWLFSGSWSEKGNLMARRDNADPYGIGQTLNWAFSWPANRRILYNRASCDLTGKPFDPKRTLIAWDPVRAAWSGADIPDFNALSAPENGMGPFIMNPEGVARFFAVDKMAEGPFPEHYEPFESPLDVNPLHPHNSTARANPAARVFTGDWESFGTADQFPHVCTTYRLTEHFHFWTKHAALDAILQPEQFVEIGEDLAKELGVKAGDSVRVRSKRGFIVAAAVVTKRIRSLQINGKTVHTVGVPIHWGFLGLTKNGYITNTLTPFVGDANTQTPEFKSFLVAIEKV from the coding sequence ATGCGCACCAATAGACGGCAATTTCTAAAAATCTGTGCAGCGGCGGCCGGTGGCTCCAGTATGGCGACCCTGGGTTTTACCCCTGACCACGCCAAAGCCGAAGTCCGTGCATTCAAACTCACCCGCGCCACCGAAACCCGTAACACCTGTCCGTACTGCTCTGTAGGATGTGGCCTGCTTGTCTACAGCTTGGGCGACACCTCACACAACGCTCCTCCAGAAATCATCCACATTGAAGGTGATCCGGATCATCCGGTCAACCGCGGGACCCTGTGTCCGAAAGGTGCAGGTCTCCTCGACTTCATTCACAGCCCCAACCGCCTGAAGTATCCGGAGTACCGTGCTCCCGGCAGCAAACAGTGGCAGCGCATCAGCTGGGAGGAAGCCTTCAGTCGCATCGCAGCTCTGATGAAACAGGACCGGGATGCCAACTTTCTTGCCACCAACGAACAGGGACAAACAGTCAACCGCTGGACCTCGACCGGTTTTCTTGCCGCCTCTGCCTCCAGTAATGAAACCGGTTACCTGACCCATAAAATTGCCCGGAGCTTAGGCCTGCTGGCCTTTGACAATCAAGCCCGGGTCTGACACGGTCCAACGGTGGCAAGTCTTGCCCCCACGTTCGGCCGCGGCGCCATGACCAACCACTGGGTCGACATCAAGAACGCCGACCTTGTTCTCATAATGGGCGGTAATGCCGCCGAAGCACACCCCTGCGGCTTTAAATGGGTTACTGAAGCCAAGGCCCATCGCAAGGCCAAACTGATTGTTGTTGATCCACGGTTCACCCGCTCTGCTGCTGTGGCGGATATGTATGCACCACTTCGGGCGGGTACCGATATTGCTTTTCTCGGCGGCGTCATCAACTATCTGCTCAGCACCAACACCATTCAGCACGAGTACGTCAGAAATTACACAGACTTCTCCTTCCTGGTAAAAGAAGACTTCACCTTTAAAGACGGACTGTTCAGTGGCTATAACCCGGAAAAGCGTTCCTACACCAGGACAAGCTGGGGATACCAGCTCGGTGACGACGGCTATGTCCGGACAGACCCGACCCTGCAGCACCCGCGCTGTGTCTATCAGTTGCTGAAAAAACACTACAGCCGCTACACGCCGGAGATGGTGTCCACTATCTGCGGCACACCAAAAGAGGATTTTCTCACCGTATGCGAGGCTATTGCCAAAACCGCTGCCCCTGACAAGACCATGACCATCATGTATGCCCTGGGCTGGACCCAGCACTCCCAGGGATCACAGATGATCCGCACCGGAGCCATGGTCCAGCTGCTGCTCGGCAACATCGGTGTTCCCGGTGGCGGTATGAATGCACTTCGCGGCCACTCCAATATTCAGGGACTTACCGATCTTGGGTTGCTGTCAAATCTGCTGCCCGGTTACCTGACGCTGGCACGTGATAACGAACAGAGTTATCAAACCTATCTGCAGGCAAGGGCCTTCAAACCGCTCCGGCCGGGACAGATGAGCTACTGGCAGAATTACGGTAAATTCTTTGTCAGCCTCATGAAATCCTGGTATGGCTCGGCCGCAACCACAGAGAACAACTGGTGTTTTGACTGGCTGCCGAAACTCGACAAAGAGTACGATATCCTGCAGGTCTTCGAGAACATGCACAACGGCACGGTCAACGGATATATCTGCCAGGGGTTCAACCCGCTGGCCTCAGCTCCCTGCAAGGTCAAAGTGGCCGGTGCCATGGCCAAGCTTAAATTCATGGTGGTGATCGATCCGCTGGCAACCGAGACCTCGGAATTCTGGCAGAACCATGGTGAGTACAATGATGTTGATCCCGCCACCATCCAGACCGAGGTGTTCCGCCTGCCCTCCACCTGTTTTGCCGAAGAAGACGGTTCTCTGGTCAACTCAGGACGCTGGCTGCAGTGGCACTGGAAGGCCGCGGCACCACCGGGTGAGGCCAAAAGTGATCAGGCCATCATGGCCGGTATCTTCCTCAGACTGCGCGCACTCTACCAGCAAAACGGCGGCGTTTTTCCCGAACCGATCCTCAATCTGACCTGGAATTATCGACAACCGGAAAGTCCATCTCCAGAGGAGCTGGCCCGGGAGTTCTCCGGAACGGCAGTGACGGATATGGCCGATCCCAAGGAACCGGATAAGCACCTGTTTAAAGCCGGCCAACAGCTCAACGGCTTCGCCGAACTGCGGGATGACGGCTCCACTGCCTGCGGCTGCTGGCTTTTTTCAGGCAGCTGGTCGGAAAAGGGTAATCTGATGGCCCGTCGTGACAATGCCGATCCATACGGCATCGGCCAGACTCTGAACTGGGCCTTTTCGTGGCCCGCCAACCGACGGATCCTGTACAACCGTGCCTCCTGCGATCTCACCGGTAAACCCTTTGATCCAAAACGGACGTTGATCGCCTGGGATCCGGTCAGGGCAGCATGGTCTGGTGCTGATATCCCGGATTTCAATGCCCTGTCAGCCCCGGAAAACGGTATGGGCCCATTCATCATGAACCCGGAAGGCGTTGCCCGCTTCTTTGCGGTTGACAAGATGGCCGAAGGCCCGTTTCCGGAACACTACGAACCCTTTGAATCACCTCTGGATGTCAATCCACTGCATCCGCACAACAGTACCGCCAGGGCCAATCCGGCGGCACGCGTGTTCACCGGCGACTGGGAGAGCTTCGGCACAGCCGACCAGTTCCCCCATGTCTGCACCACCTACCGGCTGACCGAGCACTTTCATTTCTGGACAAAGCATGCCGCACTCGATGCCATCCTGCAGCCGGAACAGTTTGTCGAGATCGGTGAAGATCTGGCCAAAGAACTGGGAGTCAAGGCCGGTGACAGTGTACGGGTCCGATCCAAGCGAGGATTTATAGTGGCTGCAGCTGTGGTGACCAAACGCATCCGTTCCCTGCAGATCAACGGCAAAACAGTCCATACTGTGGGTGTTCCGATCCATTGGGGATTCCTGGGTCTGACTAAAAACGGCTACATCACCAATACGCTGACCCCGTTTGTCGGCGATGCCAATACCCAGACACCGGAATTCAAATCATTCCTCGTGGCCATTGAAAAGGTGTAA
- a CDS encoding MFS transporter, translating into MTRNILKLNIFAALKMMLFPMAIITLFWKDQIGLSLTEILLINVFFSGASLIMEYPSGYISDHLGYRRSLLIACGFGLIGWGAYLFAQNFWHVVGAELLLGVSHAFISGSDNALLYETLRADGQTELYTRCDGRMAGWAQIGEAGGALCAGLLYVANPLLPFMIQIGVWVVALAVVLTLQEPEGEKRPHISSHVKEAFRISRYCFVEQKRVRATMVFGVLLSLASFYPVWLVQPFMQQCAVPLAWFGPIWAGANLTVAFCAYHSHWVLARVGIKRIYLLFIGLIVLAFLGLGLTTMLGSFLFYYLLTAMRGLQGPIIRSFLQQEASRYMRASLLSLHSLLFRVGYVATGPAIGWISDTSGLQTAFVVLAGGFALTLPLAFRSFLHHHREIS; encoded by the coding sequence ATGACCCGCAACATCCTCAAGCTGAACATCTTTGCCGCACTTAAGATGATGCTCTTTCCCATGGCGATCATCACCCTGTTCTGGAAGGATCAGATCGGTCTGTCGCTGACGGAAATCCTGCTGATCAACGTCTTTTTTTCAGGCGCCAGCCTGATCATGGAGTACCCCTCCGGCTATATCAGCGACCACCTCGGCTATCGCCGCTCGCTTCTCATTGCCTGTGGTTTTGGTCTGATCGGCTGGGGTGCCTACCTCTTTGCCCAAAACTTCTGGCATGTGGTCGGCGCTGAACTGCTGCTCGGCGTCAGTCACGCCTTTATAAGCGGTTCCGACAATGCTCTGCTGTATGAGACCCTGCGAGCAGACGGGCAAACCGAACTGTACACCCGCTGCGACGGCCGAATGGCAGGATGGGCGCAGATTGGCGAGGCAGGCGGGGCCCTCTGTGCCGGGCTTCTGTATGTAGCCAACCCTCTTTTGCCCTTTATGATCCAGATCGGCGTATGGGTGGTTGCCCTGGCCGTGGTCCTGACTCTTCAGGAACCTGAGGGGGAAAAAAGACCGCACATCAGTTCACATGTTAAAGAGGCGTTTCGTATCAGCCGTTACTGCTTTGTTGAACAAAAACGGGTTCGGGCAACCATGGTTTTCGGCGTACTGCTCAGCCTGGCCTCTTTCTATCCGGTCTGGCTGGTGCAACCGTTCATGCAGCAGTGCGCCGTACCACTGGCCTGGTTTGGACCGATCTGGGCCGGTGCCAACCTCACCGTTGCCTTCTGTGCCTATCACAGCCACTGGGTGCTTGCCAGGGTCGGGATCAAACGAATCTACCTGCTGTTCATCGGCCTGATTGTGCTGGCCTTTCTGGGTCTGGGGCTGACGACGATGCTCGGCAGTTTTCTGTTCTACTATCTCCTGACAGCGATGCGCGGCCTGCAGGGACCGATTATCCGCAGTTTTCTCCAGCAGGAGGCCTCCCGGTACATGCGAGCCAGTCTTCTCAGCCTGCACAGCCTGCTGTTTCGGGTAGGCTATGTGGCCACTGGCCCGGCCATCGGCTGGATCAGTGACACCAGCGGCCTGCAGACAGCCTTTGTCGTCCTGGCCGGCGGCTTTGCCCTGACCCTGCCCCTGGCCTTCCGCAGTTTTCTTCATCACCACAGGGAGATCAGCTGA
- the sugE gene encoding quaternary ammonium compound efflux SMR transporter SugE, which yields MSWLILTVAGFFETGWAVGLKYTEGFSRLWPTVWTMVSMLISLWLLGIAMKSLPLGTAYAVWVGIGAVGTVVLGIVLFEEPTNFARLFSVGLIVAGIIGLKFATPS from the coding sequence ATGTCTTGGCTTATTCTTACTGTTGCAGGGTTCTTTGAAACCGGCTGGGCAGTCGGATTGAAGTACACAGAGGGTTTTTCCCGGTTATGGCCCACTGTCTGGACCATGGTGTCCATGCTTATCAGTCTGTGGCTGCTGGGCATTGCCATGAAGTCCTTGCCATTGGGAACCGCCTACGCGGTCTGGGTGGGTATCGGCGCTGTAGGCACTGTGGTGTTGGGTATTGTCCTTTTTGAAGAGCCGACCAACTTTGCGCGCCTCTTCAGTGTCGGCCTTATTGTTGCCGGAATCATTGGTTTGAAGTTTGCCACACCGTCGTAA
- a CDS encoding cation-translocating P-type ATPase, with product MTTKSTVTSGQAAWHSMDAAAVFQQLDSCQAGLSTEQARERGRMHGPNRILRKSKDSVWQLLWRQINNPLIWVLLWAAVVAMLLGKATDGMVVLAVVLINAVIGFIQEFKAGRAIEALSGMVPQNATVLRDGTTRMVPAVDLVPGDVVFLAAGDSVPADMRLVTLKNLQVEEAALTGESVPVQKTVLPAAAAAVLGDRTCMAYSGTLVTAGTATAVVTGIGMTTELGRISDMLDSTVSLDTPLTKKLAEISTWITIATVLISAVILAIGVKRALDMAVPLGSALKETLMFAIALAVGAIPEGLPAVVTIALAIGVQRMAKRNAIIRHLPAVETLGSTTVICSDKTGTLTRNAMTVTELMTGDSVVQVSGLGYEPEGSFLVDGRRDVPLPASIRELLLMSVLCNDATLRHEQGGWSITGDPTEAALLVAAAKANLTAEELNTRYPRLDELPFASELQYMATLHGGTVPMVVIKGAPEVVWKRCRQAVDAAQQQMITAAISQMGAKGMRVLALASKPWTMAGGQLSEAAVADGFVFLGLIGMIDPPRREAIEAVQTCHQAGIVVKMITGDHRATALAIGTDLNLSTGDKVMSGAELAVMEEEDLATAANDTNIFVRVAPEHKLQLVRALQQRHHVVAMTGDGVNDAPALKQANIGVAMGVAGTAVSKEAADIVLADDNFATIGAAVEEGRRVYDNLIKSLAFLLPTNLGLALILVYGIMFFPFDPITRVLLLPMLPTQLLWINLVAAVTLALPLAFEVKEPDIMHRPPRDPEARLFSGFVVFRIVSVSVLMTAGTILLFVLEYRWGQAAGLTSVDALVKAQTIAVTFVIFFQIFYLIHCRSLRDSILKIGWFSNPTIFLGVGVILALQALFIYLPFFQQVFQTVPLSVADLGLTAAAGFVIFPLISLEKWVRSLMWHKQHR from the coding sequence ATGACGACTAAATCAACGGTGACTTCCGGTCAGGCGGCCTGGCACTCCATGGATGCTGCGGCTGTTTTTCAGCAGCTTGACAGCTGTCAGGCCGGGTTAAGTACGGAGCAGGCCCGTGAACGTGGACGGATGCACGGCCCTAACCGGATTCTCAGAAAATCGAAAGACAGCGTGTGGCAGCTGCTCTGGCGACAGATCAACAATCCTTTAATCTGGGTGTTGTTGTGGGCAGCGGTTGTCGCCATGCTGCTTGGCAAGGCAACCGATGGGATGGTGGTCCTTGCCGTGGTTCTGATCAATGCCGTCATCGGATTTATTCAGGAGTTCAAGGCAGGCCGGGCGATTGAAGCACTGTCGGGCATGGTCCCTCAAAACGCGACAGTACTGCGAGACGGCACAACCAGGATGGTCCCGGCAGTGGATCTTGTCCCGGGTGATGTGGTGTTTCTGGCCGCAGGCGACAGTGTGCCTGCAGATATGCGTCTGGTCACCTTGAAGAATCTGCAGGTTGAAGAGGCAGCCCTTACCGGGGAATCGGTACCGGTCCAGAAAACAGTGCTTCCGGCCGCTGCTGCTGCCGTGCTTGGAGACCGTACCTGCATGGCCTATAGCGGAACCCTGGTTACCGCGGGTACGGCAACGGCGGTGGTGACCGGAATCGGGATGACGACCGAACTCGGCCGGATTTCGGATATGCTGGACAGCACGGTCAGTTTGGATACACCGCTGACTAAAAAGCTGGCTGAGATCAGCACCTGGATAACCATTGCCACCGTGCTTATCTCTGCTGTGATCCTGGCCATCGGGGTGAAGAGAGCCCTGGACATGGCTGTTCCGCTCGGATCAGCCTTAAAAGAAACCCTTATGTTTGCCATTGCCCTGGCTGTGGGGGCGATTCCTGAAGGGTTGCCCGCAGTGGTGACCATTGCCCTGGCCATTGGTGTGCAGCGGATGGCAAAACGTAATGCCATCATCCGCCATCTGCCCGCTGTTGAGACGTTGGGTTCGACCACGGTGATCTGCTCCGACAAAACCGGTACCCTGACCCGTAATGCCATGACCGTCACTGAGCTGATGACCGGTGACAGCGTGGTTCAGGTGAGCGGTCTGGGGTACGAACCAGAGGGAAGTTTTCTGGTGGACGGGCGCAGGGATGTGCCGTTGCCGGCATCGATCAGGGAGCTGTTGCTCATGTCGGTGCTGTGTAATGATGCTACGCTGCGTCATGAACAGGGGGGGTGGTCCATCACGGGCGATCCCACAGAGGCCGCTTTGCTGGTGGCGGCAGCCAAGGCGAATCTGACGGCTGAGGAGCTCAACACCCGTTATCCGCGATTGGATGAGCTCCCTTTTGCCTCGGAACTGCAGTACATGGCAACACTGCACGGCGGTACAGTGCCGATGGTGGTGATCAAGGGTGCACCGGAGGTGGTGTGGAAACGCTGCCGGCAGGCAGTGGATGCTGCACAGCAGCAGATGATAACCGCGGCCATATCGCAGATGGGAGCAAAAGGCATGCGGGTGCTGGCGCTTGCTTCTAAACCTTGGACCATGGCCGGCGGGCAACTGTCCGAAGCTGCTGTGGCGGATGGTTTTGTTTTTCTCGGTTTAATCGGCATGATTGATCCGCCGCGTCGCGAAGCCATTGAGGCTGTTCAGACCTGTCATCAGGCAGGAATTGTGGTGAAGATGATCACCGGCGACCATCGGGCCACAGCCCTTGCCATTGGTACCGACCTGAATCTGTCCACCGGTGACAAGGTGATGAGCGGAGCTGAACTGGCGGTCATGGAGGAGGAAGATCTGGCAACAGCGGCCAATGACACGAACATCTTTGTTCGTGTGGCACCGGAACATAAGCTGCAACTGGTCCGTGCTCTGCAGCAGCGCCATCATGTTGTGGCCATGACCGGTGACGGCGTTAACGATGCACCTGCACTCAAGCAGGCGAATATCGGTGTGGCCATGGGTGTTGCGGGCACAGCTGTCTCCAAAGAGGCTGCGGATATTGTCCTTGCCGATGACAACTTTGCCACCATCGGCGCAGCCGTGGAAGAGGGGAGACGCGTGTATGATAATCTTATAAAATCACTGGCCTTTCTTTTACCCACTAATCTGGGACTTGCCCTGATCCTGGTATACGGCATCATGTTTTTTCCGTTTGATCCCATCACCAGGGTCCTGCTCTTACCGATGTTGCCGACCCAGTTACTGTGGATCAACCTGGTGGCCGCGGTGACTCTTGCCCTGCCGCTGGCCTTTGAGGTAAAAGAACCCGATATCATGCATCGACCGCCGCGTGATCCGGAGGCGCGCCTGTTTTCCGGTTTTGTGGTCTTCCGGATAGTCAGCGTCTCCGTGCTCATGACTGCCGGAACCATTCTCCTGTTTGTGCTGGAGTACCGCTGGGGACAGGCCGCGGGCCTGACTTCGGTCGATGCTCTGGTCAAGGCGCAGACGATTGCCGTCACCTTTGTGATTTTTTTCCAGATCTTCTATCTGATCCACTGTCGCTCCTTAAGAGACAGCATCCTCAAAATAGGCTGGTTCAGCAACCCCACAATTTTTCTGGGCGTCGGCGTTATCCTCGCTCTGCAGGCCCTGTTCATTTACCTGCCTTTTTTTCAGCAGGTGTTTCAGACCGTACCGCTGTCGGTTGCCGATCTTGGTTTGACCGCTGCGGCAGGTTTTGTCATCTTTCCCCTGATTTCTCTGGAAAAATGGGTTCGCTCCCTTATGTGGCACAAACAGCACCGGTGA
- a CDS encoding GDSL-type esterase/lipase family protein has translation MKRIKVVHLLVVVAFVLLSVGFSLTTWKMFEFRDRHHGIINNIRHEQTLTRNEVYDDNVIVFFGDSQITLWWMAPSFGALPILNRGVGGDWAERAVHRFDQDVLSLQPKLLVMLIGTNDIGNGRSVERITASMDDMLGRASEQNIPVLVCSVLPVRDGYLDSRPLERIQQVNDQLQVLSQKYNAGYVDLYSHLVDADGLLKEEYTTDGLHLSRMGYMRITKVLLPHLLQQTVLFL, from the coding sequence ATGAAACGAATAAAGGTTGTTCACCTTCTGGTTGTTGTTGCTTTTGTTCTTCTCTCGGTTGGGTTTTCACTGACCACCTGGAAGATGTTTGAATTTCGGGATCGGCATCACGGGATTATCAACAATATCCGCCATGAGCAGACCCTGACCAGGAATGAGGTATATGACGATAATGTGATCGTGTTTTTCGGCGACTCGCAGATTACTCTCTGGTGGATGGCCCCGTCCTTTGGAGCACTGCCCATTCTCAACCGGGGTGTGGGGGGGGATTGGGCTGAAAGGGCTGTGCATCGGTTTGATCAGGATGTGCTCAGTCTACAGCCGAAGTTACTGGTCATGCTCATCGGTACAAATGATATCGGTAACGGCCGGTCGGTTGAGAGGATCACAGCGAGTATGGATGACATGCTGGGCAGAGCATCGGAACAAAATATCCCGGTTCTTGTATGCAGTGTGCTGCCGGTTCGGGACGGCTACCTGGACAGCCGTCCTCTGGAACGGATACAGCAAGTCAACGATCAGTTGCAGGTGCTCTCGCAGAAGTACAATGCCGGGTATGTTGATCTGTACTCCCATCTTGTTGATGCAGACGGACTCTTGAAAGAAGAGTACACAACCGACGGGTTGCACCTGAGCAGGATGGGATATATGCGGATAACAAAAGTACTGCTTCCGCATCTTTTGCAGCAAACAGTTCTGTTTCTTTAA